The following nucleotide sequence is from Mesobacillus jeotgali.
CCAATGACGTCAGTTTTGTCGATTTTATCGATTATTTTGATTTTCACCTTCCTGGTCACATCTGCAGACTCTGCTACCTATATTCTTGCCAGTATGACGACATCAGGAAGTTTGAACCCTCCAAGATTCGCGAAAATCGTCTGGGGTTCACTAATGGCAGCCATATCTGCCGTGTTGCTATATGCTGGCGGGCTCGAAGCATTGCAGACTGCTTCATTGATTGCCGCCCTTCCATTTACAGTCTTGCTTCTGCTGCTGATGTTCGCGATTCTTAAACTCCTGAAAAAAGAACCACTGCCAATAAGGCCGGCAGATTTAAGGAGATTCAGGAGATTAGAGAAGGCAGCGAGCAAGGAGCCTGAGAAAAATAAAAAGTGACGTTAACATATCTTAAATAACAGCATAAATGCAGATTCAGACTGTAGACAGACCCGGATGAGAAGCGGGAATGTCTGCAGTCTGTTTTATTTTGGAGAGCGTCCGGTTCATAGTGGCGTGGTTCGTAAGGGGATTGAAAGAAAGGGTTGCATTATTGGTTAACCTGCCTCACCTTTTGATAATGTGGCTGAAGGATCGTCTTCGGTGATTTCCTGACTAAAAAAAACTTCCCGCTAGCCGATATAATTTCCATATCCATCATGAAAAAACTACTAAGGGAAGTTTGCCAACATGTTTATAACTCAAAAACCAGAAGATATAGTTATTTTTCAAGGAGAATATTCACTGGCGATCGTATTTCTTTCGATAGTCATTGCTTTTCTCGCATCTTTTACTGCCCTTTCACTAAACGAAAGGATTAGAAAGAATGGCTTTTTTGGGCGGAATTTTTGGCTGATCCTTGCTTCTATTGCAATGGGAATGGGAATTTGGGCTATGCATTTCATCGGCATGAGTGCTTTTAGACTTCCGGTGTCCATGCAATATAATCTTACAGCGACTGTTTTATCTGTTTTTCCAGCGGTAATGGCGTCATATCTGGCGTTTTATATTTCAAATCGGACGAATTCAACTCGCTGGCCGCAAGTGATTGCTGGCATTACGATGGGGATTGGCATTGCTTTGATGCATTATATCGGTATGTCTGCAATGGAAATGGATATTAAATATGCTTATCGTCCATTCCTTTTTATCCTTTCGATCATGATTGCCATCCTGGTTTCCTATGTTGCGTTATACATATTTACAAGCCTGCAAAAATTCATGGGAAACTTTTTTGTTAAGCTGATCACGTCCTTACTGATGGGAATAGCTGTCGCCAGCATGCATTATACAGGCATGGAGGCAGTTGTTTTTTACACGGAAGGAGAGGTGTTTCCGGCTCCTTCGCATGAACATCATCTGAATTATAGAATGCTCATCGTATCCGTGACTTTGGGAATTGGAGTGATTTTGGGGCTTTCGGGATTATCCAGCTTGCTGGACCGTTATGTCGATTTTCGTTTGAATCACTTCGACTCTTTAACCGGACTGCCAAATAGACGCCAGTTTGAAAAAATGCTCTCTGTCTCTTCACCAGGCAGCCTGGCAATCATCCATATACATGGACTTGAAAAGTGGAATAGACGATATGGATATGAAGTGGGTGATGAAGTCATAAAGGCAGTAAGTGAAATTCTTATCAAGATGAAGCCGGCGTTCTGTATACTTTACAGAATAGAAGGCAATCGGTTTGCCGTGATCCTAGAAAGTGAACGGGATAATGAAACACTGAAAATTTCCATGGAAAGAATTATGGCTATGATGAAAAAACCATTGATCATTAATGAAAAGAAATTAGTCATTGAAATGGTTTGTGCCTTAACCTCTTCGGAAGGGAATGACCGCGCTGAACTATTTGCAAATACATTGGCAGTGATTCAGCATTCTAACACAGCATTTAATCATGCAGTGATTGAATATGATCCAAAAATCCATACCTTGGCATTTGAACGGAATCTGATTCAGGATATTGACAGGGCGATGCAAGAAAATGAACTTTATGTTCTTTACCAGCCGAAAGTATGTTCCAGTACGCGGATAGTATCTGGAGTTGAAGCGTTGCTGCGATGGAAGCATTCGGTGCATGGGGTGATTTCACCAAGCATTTTCATACCGATTCTTGAAGAAAACGGGAAAATGCATGAAGTGACAGATTGGCTCATTGACCATGTGTGCCAGCAAATCAAATCCTGGAAGTCTCGAGATCTGCCAATTTTTAAAGTAGCAATCAATATTCCAGGGTCCTATTTCACTTCCCCACACTTAATGGAAACATTGAAAGAAAGCGTGTCAAAATATGAAATTCACAGCAAGTATCTCGAACTTGAAATTACAGAGACGAGTGTAATTGACCAGATAGAGGATGCAATAAGAGCAGTAGGTGCTTTCAAGGAATTTGGTTTTACTGTTGCCCTGGATGATTTCGGGACGGGGGTATCATCCTTATCTTATTTAAAGCGGTTGCCGATTTCGACTATGAAAATTGACAAGTCCTTTGTCGACGATGTACCTCAATCAGAAAAGGATTCCGCAATTATGAAAGCAATCGTTAGCCTTGGACATTCGTTGAAACTGAAAGTGGTAATTGAGGGAGTAGAAAACGAAGAACAGATGAAATTCCTATCCTCAAATTCCGATAATCCAATTATCCAAGGTTATTATTACTCTAAACCGCTAGATGCCAGAGAGCTTGTTGATTGGGTGAATGGTTTTAACGAACTTGCTGTCTGAGTAAATATTCCATGAATTTGTTAATAATTTCAAAATATAAATGAGGTATCTTCATTTTTATGGCGATACAACTAAAACAGAGGAGAAAAGTAAATGAATTTATCCATTTCACAAATTAAAAAGAAGTCTCTAGCTTCGTTGAAAGGAAAGTGGGGCATCGGTGTTGCTCTTACTTTTATTGTCTTTTTGGTCACTTCGATTGTGCCGTCGATTGTAGAAATAATATTAAGCGGCGGATTTTCTCAGTGGGCTAACCAAACTGAAACCCCTTTAATTGCCGATATTGTTAATCTATTTATCTCGTTTTTATTCATCCCGCTGACCGTAGCCAGCTACTGGTTTTACCTGGTCATTGCGAGATGGAATGACCCGAAGATTTCTGATGTCTTTCTGGTGTATAAAGAATGGGTGCTATCACTGAAGTTAATCGGAACATCCATCCTTGTAGGGATATTCACGATACTATGGTCATTGCTGCTGATTATACCAGGCATTATCAAAGGGATTTCTTATTCACAAGTGTTTTTCCTGCTGAGGGATAACCCTGAACTCTCTGCACTTGAAGCAATCACAGAAAGTAAAATCAGGATGAAGGGCTATAAGTGGAAATATTTCCTGATGAATCTTAGTTTTATAGGGTGGGTCTTCATTGCCATCTTTACTTTAGGAATCGGTTTCTTGTGGCTGACTCCGTACATCAGTACAGCTAATGCTACTTTTTATAATGAATTGATTGCACCGCAAGACCATGAAGAGGCAGAGCCTGCTGACTTGGAAAGTTAATGTTTAAAGTCCCAGCTAATATTCAGCTGGGATTTTTTATTGCCGAAGAGGTATTCTCCTCTATTTCCCTGGGGGGGCAGGGCGAGTGGTCATGCTCTTGATCATGCCATTTCATAACAATTGTAAAAGATTAAAGGATAATTGTGGAAAAAGCCGAATACTATTAGTTCATGAAAGATAAGAATTGAGGGGAAATATGAAAATAGACAGATCTACGTTATGTTGGGCGATCAGAAAGAAGGGTTCAGTCCGACTTTCGGTCACCTGGTGTCGATGATGGATTATGCGCGTGTTACAACCCTGGAAGAAGTGAAGGAATCTCAATTGAGGAGCTGGATTTCCTCGTTCATGATGAAGCAAACTCGATTGGCATGCTGCTTGCACATATGGCTGCCGTTGAAAGAATCTATCAGATTGTTACTTTTGAGAAAAGGGACCCAACTGTGGAAGAGGAAGAAGCCCTGGCAGCAGGTCTAGAACTTGGTGAAAAAGGAAGAGCGGCATTCATAGGGTTTCCTCTCGAACATTACCTTGCCGACCTCCAGGCTGCACGGGAAGATACATATCGTACATTCCGGACACTTTCTGATGAATGGTTGTTTGAGCAGACGAACTGGTGGTGGAACGAGCCGGGAAACAATTATTTTAAATGGTTCCATGTCCTTGAGGATGAATTGAATCATCGATGACAGATCAGGATAATTAAGAAGATATACAGTAAAGGAAAAGTGCGCGTCGTGAAATAAATCCAACTTTGTATTCAATAGCAGCAAAGTTTGAGAAAAGAGCCTAAATAAATTATCAGAGACTGCGGAGCAATCTGCAGGTTTTCATATTAATAGAATAGTCAGATAATATATAATTAGTTAAACGAGCTATAAGGGGGCTGTAAAATGAATAAACTATATAAGGATTTTCTGTTCTTTCCTGATATTAGTATCTTAATTGTTTTAATATTATCAGGAGTCGGAACATCTCTATTCATGGGGGTTACATGGTACATGTTTTTACTTTTCATTATTGGGATGGTTACCTTTGCTTTCAGCGAATACTTTACTCACCGATTCTTTTTCCATATAAAAGCTCCGAAAAATCCTTTATTCCTAAGGTTCATGAAAAGAATCCACTATGATCATCATACAGATCCTAATAACTTAAAACTTCTATTCCTGCCTTTGTGGTACAGCCTTCCTGGTTTTTTCGTCCTGTCTTATCTTTTTTATCTCGTTTCTAATAGCTTCAACCTGACAATTGCTTTCGGAACCGGTCTCATGACGATGCTATTGGTCTATGAATGGAAGCATTATGTTGCCCATCGGCCAATTAAACCAAAGACCAAATTCGGTCGCTGGGTGAAAAAAGTTCATATTCTCCATCACTATAAAAATGAAAATTTCTGGTATGGAGTCAGTACTCCGCTTGCCGACTTTCTATTTGGGACCTTTAAAGATGAAAAAAATGTCGAAACAAGCAGAACGGCTAAGGCATTGGGAAAACGTATGTAATCAGTTACTGGCCTGATTCCCTTTCAAGGCAATCAGGCTATTCATTTGTTTTTTGGATGAAAAAAACAAAATTTCTACATTTTTTTGAAACCTATTTACATGACAATCGTATTACATATCAAGAAATAAATGGAATAAGGGAGGGTGCTTGGTACATCTTAGCAAGGGGTGAGTAAAAATGGAGCTGTTTGGCATGCCATTAGAAACGATTTACTTTTACGGGTTGGTCATTTCAGGTGGAGTTACGATTATTTATTTGTTTTTCGGTGATGCCCTAGAGGGACTGACAGAAGCTATTCCTTTTGTGAATCCAACTTTAATTTTTTCCTTTGTTGCGATTTTTACAGCAGGCGGGTATTTAGGTGAAGTTTTTACAAAGCTGCACAGTATTTGGATTGCAGCTGTTTCTGCAATTATTGCTCTTATTCTAGTAACTTTGCTGAATGTGTTTGTGCTGATTCCACTATCAAATGCCGAGGAATCGCTCGTGTACAAAGAAAGTGATTTAAGAGGGAGAATCGGAACTGTCATTACTGGTATTCCAGTCGACGGCTATGGTGAAGTCATGATCGAGAATATCAGCGGCCGCATCTCTAAGCCGGCAGTCAGTTTTACAAAAACAGAAATACCTTATGGAAAAAAAGTACTGATCATCGATATTGAAAATGGTGTTCTGCAGGTCAAGTTGTATGAAGAATTAGAGACTTATATTTAGGGGGAAAAGGTATGGATATTATGTTTATTGTTATTGGTTTTGTTGTTTTCCTTGTCATCGCTATGATAGCCGTTTTCATCACCAAATATAAAACGGCTGGACCAGACGAGGCCCTGATTGTAACGGGCAGCTTTTTGGGAAGCCGCAATGTGCACACGGATGAATCGAATAATAAAATAAAAATCATCAGGGGCGGCGGTACATTCATCTTCCCTGTATTCCAGCAATCACGTCCATTAAGCCTGCTTTCAAGTAAACTTGAAGTAACCACTCCGGAAGTTTACACAGAGCAAGGAGTGCCAGTAATGGCTGACGGAACGGCAATCATCAAAATTGGCGGCTCTATCAGTGAAATCGCAACTGCAGCCGAGCAGTTCCTTGGAAAAACGAAAGAAGACCGGGAGAATGAGGCGAAGGAAGTTTTAGAAGGGCATTTACGTTCGATTCTCGGATCGATGACTGTAGAAGAAATCTATAAGAACCGTGATAAGTTTTCGCAGGAAGTTCAGCGTGTTGCATCACAGGACCTTGCAAAAATGGGACTTGTCATTGTGTCGTTCACAATCAAGGATGTCCGAGATAAAAATGGTTACCTTGATTCACTTGGTAAACCTCGTATTGCCCAGGTAAAGCGTGACGCCGATATCGCCACTGCTGATGCGGAAAAAGAAACACGCATCAAGAAAGCGGAAGCAGATAAAGAAGCGAAGAAAGCGGAATTTGAACGTGCGACTGAAATTGCTGAAGCCGAAAAGATTAATGGTTTGAAAATGGCAGAATTCCGCCGCGAGCAGGATATTGCCAAAGCACGTGCTGACCAGGCATACGATTTGGAAAACGCCCGTGCTCAGCAAGAGGTAACAGAGCAGGAAATGCAGGTTAAGATCATCGAGCGCCAAAAGCAAATCGAGCTCGAGGAAAAAGAAATTCTGCGCCGTGAGCGCCAGTATGATTCCGAAGTCAAGAAGAAGGCTGACGCTGACCGCTATGCTGTTGAGCAATCCGCAGCAGCCGATAAGGCGAAGCAAATTGCCGAAGCAGATGCGAATAAATACCGTATTGAAGCAATGGCTAAAGCCGAGGCAGAGAAAGTCCGTATGGATGGTCTTGCGAAAGCGGAAGCAGAAAAGGCGAAGGGTGAATCCGAAGCTGAAATCATCCGCCTGAAAGGTCTAGCCGAAGCAGAAGCGAAAGAAAAGATCGCCGAAGCATTTGAACAGTTCGGCCAGGCCGCAATCCTCGATATGATCTTGAAAATGCTTCCTGAATACGCGAAGCAAGTTGCTGCGCCACTTGGCAACATTGATAAGATCACCGTTGTCGATACTGGCGGCAGTGACTCAAACGGCGGAGCAAACAAGGTAACCGGCTATGCGACCAATTTAATGGCAACACTTCAAGAGTCCCTTAAGGCATCATCAGGAATCGATGTGAAAGACCTAATCGAAAACTTCTCAGGAAAAGCGAACGTAAGACACAGTATCGATGCCCTGACAGACGAAATTCGCGAAAACAAGACTGAAAACAGGATTGAAGCTGTGATTAAGCAGGAAGAATAGAATGAAAAAAATCCGTCTGGAGCTTTTGCTCCAGGCGTTTTTTTGGATTTACATTCAAGTGGGCAAATTATAGATTTACGATTGATAATGCCTTCTAAATTATTATGTAACGATTTAAACGGCTTGGAATCTGGAAGTATGCGTGGTTCGCTGCTTTGATTCTAAATAGCCAACAGAAAAAGTTACCTAAATATTCACAAATTAAAAATGCTTTTTGGATTAGAATAAGCTTAAAGAAAGGAAGTGGACTATGTTACTTAAAAAGAGAACTGAATCAAAGGAATTGATAGTACTGCGCTACCTGAACACACGAATGGAGTTGGCCGCAAAGGATAAATTCAATCTTGCGAATTTGGAAAAAGGGTATAGAGGGGAGATTGAATTTGATCGGGTGACTGAAAACCTCTCTGAGGAAAGGTATATAATAGATGACCTGCTACTCCAGTTAAATAATTCATATTTTCAAATTGATAAGGTAATAATCTCTGCGGGCGTCATTCATCTATTGGATGTGAAATATCACGAAGGTGATTATTACTTGGAATCGGATAAATTGTACTCCGTGAAGAGTGGCCGCGAGTTCAAGAATCCAGTCATACAATTAAAGAGAAGCGAGACACTTTTTCGCCAACTGCTTCAAAACCTCAAATTTAATTACCTCGTCCAGGCTTCTGTCGTTTTCAACAACCCTGAATTCACCCTCTACCAAGCCCCAATGGACCTGCCAATCATTTTACCAACCCAGATTAATCGCTTTTTAAGAGAACTAAACGATACTCCTTCAAAGATGGACGAAAGCCATAGATTACTCGCCCAAAAATTGCTTTCATTACATCAGGATAAGAACCCTTTTACCAACCTACCTGAATACAATTATGAACAATTGGAAAAGGGAATGTATTGCAAGGCTTGTGGTTCTTTCAATACTGTGATTAAAAACTATGACTTAGTCTGCGGTAAATGTGGTAAACAGGAAAGGATTGATCAAGCCATTCTACGATTTATCCAAGAAATAAAAGTGCTTTTTCCTGAAATTAAAATCACTACGCAGATTATTTATGAATGGTGCCAAGCAAAAATTAGCAAGAAGACAATAACTAGAGCTTTAAAGAAGAACTATGTATCAACTGGTAGAACTTGTGATACTTATTATGAATAATTCTATAAATCATTTCTGGTCTTATAATTGCATTTTATTACATCAATAATTGTTATTGTACAAGGGTTTGGACAGGTTTCAGACGGAACAATCAGAACCTGACCGAAGTAGCCCTGTGTTCGGACAGTATTCAGGGGGAACGAGCAAAAGCTGTCTGAAGTAGCCCAGTGTTCGGACAGGTTTCAGGCGGAACAAGCAAAAGCTGTCCGAAGTAGCCCAGTGTTCGGACAGGTTTCAGGGGGAATGAGTAAAAGCTATCTGAAGTAGCCCAGTGTTCGGACAGGATTCAGGGGGAACGAGCAAAAGCTATCCGAAGTAGCTCAGTGTTCGGACAGGATTCAGGCAGAACAAGCAAAAGCTGTCCGAAGTAGCCCAGTGTTCGGACAGGATTCAGGGGGAATAAAGCAAAAGCTGTCCGAAGTAGCCTTGTGTTCGGACAGGTTTGAGGCGGAACGAGCAAAAGCTGTCTGAAGTAGCCCTGTGTTCGGACAGGTTTGAGCAGAACAAGCAAAAGCTGTCGAAGTAGCCCTTGTTCGGACAGGTTTGAGGCAGAACAAGCAAAAGCTGTCCGAAGTAGCCCTGTGTTTGGACAGGATTGAGGCGGAACAAGCAAAGCTGTCCGAAGTAGCCCAGTGTTCGGACAGGTTTCAGGCGAAACAAGCAAAGCTGTCCGAAGTAGCCCAGTGTTCGGACAGGATTCAGGGGAACGAGCAAAAGCTGTCCGAAGTAGCCCAGTGTTCGGACAGGTTTCAGGGGAACGAGCAAAGCTGTCCGAAGTAGCCCAGTGTTCGGACAGGATTCAGGCAGAACAGCAAAGCTGTCGAAGTAGCCAGTGTTCGGACAGGTTTCAGGCGGAACAAGCAAAGCTGTCCGAAGTAGCCCAGTGTTTGGACAGGATTAAGGTGGAACAAGCAAAGCTGTCCGAGTAGCCCAGTGTTCTGACAGGTTTCAGGCGGAACAAGCAAAAGCTGTCCGAAGTAGCCCAGTGTTCGGACAGGTTCCAGGCGGAACAAGCAAAAGCTGTCCGAAGTAGCCCAGTGTTCGGACAGGTTTCAGGGGAACGAGCAAAAGCTGTCCGAAGTAGCCCAGTATTCGGACAGGTTAGAGGCAGAACAAGCAAAAGCTGTCCGAAGTAGCCCAGTGTTCGGACAGGTTTCAGGCAGGACAGCAAAAGCTGTCCGAAGTAGCCCAGTATTCGGACAGGTTTGAGGCAGAACAGCAAAGCTGTCCGAAGTAGCCCAGTGTTCGGACAGGATTCAGGGGGAACGAGCCAAAGCCGTCCGAAGTAGGCAAATATTCGGACAGATTTCAGGCAGAACAAGCAAAAGCCGTCCGAAGTAGGCAAATATTCGGACAGATTTGAGGCGGAACAAGCAAAAGCTGTCCAAGTAGCCCTGTGTTCGGACAGGATTCAATCAAAAGATGTTGCATCGTGTTTTTCCAGTTTCGGTACAATAAAACCGCCTGAGCCAACTCCAAGAGCTCAGGCAAAATCAAAAACTATTCTTTTACCTCAGGTTTCAGCCATCCCTGGAAATAACCTTTTGCCTGCGGGTGGCCTGCCTTTTCAAAAATTTTGATCACATCATGCCCAGAGGCGTTTTTATTTGTATACTCGTTGACATATGTCTTCAGAGCTTTATTCACTTTTCCGGCCTTCACTAGATAGTCCAGCTCAGCGTACATATTGTAACCATGTAGATTCATCATAACGATATAATCATTGATGTTTTTAAAGTCGCTTAATGGGCTGCTTAAATACTGGCCTTCTTTTTGGATTCTTGCGATCTCGTCCTGCTGCTTTAGTTGATCTTCAGTGGAGATCTTAGCCATGTATCCTTTCTCGCCCATATACGTTTTCAATGAATAGCTTACGAGACTTTCATTTACCCATGGTTCTTTATAACCCTGGCTTCCGACCAATCCAGAAAGCCATTGGCGGATTACACCATCTGTCATGCTGAGAGAAGTATAGCTGTTATCTGAAAAATTGTAACCAGCAGTGAAGATCATTCCCTGGTAAGCCATTTGCGGGCTGCCTTCTCCAGTCCGGATAATGTCCAGTTCCTTATAAGGTAATGTTGAATTGAAAAACTCCTCAAAATAATCAATCGATTGGCCAGCACCCATTGCGTTCCTGTTTGCTGTTTGCTGTTTGTCAGTCGAGGGGCGGTACCAAACATTCACAAGGGTTTCATTCTGGCTCATGAATCTTTCCGTTTGATAATATTGTGTATCCAATAAGGCGATCGAGAAATCGCGCACACCCTCTATCTTGGCGCTATACTTCTTGCTTTCACCTTTAACTTCTGTTGTCGCATTAGCTTCTTCTGCATTCGAAAGGATCTCGTATTTAGCAGGGGCTTTAATGGTTACATCATAGTCAGCTGTTTCGCTGTAAAAAGGAGTTCCAATAGGTGAATACGGATCAAGATTCCAGCCGTTTTTATCATATACAGCCTGTAGCGGCAGGAAACTGCCAAGCCAAACTGCGGCATAATCATAGCTTGCATTGCTGTAATTCGAGGGGAGCTGGAAGTTAAATTTAATGTCCAGTTCGGCAGTAGACTTGGCTGTCCACTTATCCATTTTAATTTCTAAAATAGTGCCTTCCACTTTAAAATCAGCATTCTGATTATCCACTTTTATGTCTAAAATATCGATCCAGCCAGGTGATGGTGAGGGCCCACGAACGAATTCCCATTCCGGCCCATCAATCGGTTCCTTGAACTGGTTAGGGTACAGATGAAAAAAGATTTTATCCTGTTCGGAACCGGTAGTATTAGTTGTTACAACATGCAGTGTTCCCTGCAATGTTGCTTCAGTATCCAGATAGGTCAAGTCGGCCTTATATTTGACTGGCTCATGCTCCGTGTTGGTAAAGCTGTAGCTAAATAAATCTTTAGCCTCTTTTGGTTCAGTGGATGCACCAACACTTTTTTCCTCTTTGTTCGTTTTTTCATCTGCAAAAAACTCCGCATACGAAAACACACCCGCCCATAGCACGAAAGACACCGTCAATAAGGCGGTGAACACAGGCTTAGGGTATTCTGAGATATGTTCAGAAGCCCTGATTGCGAGATTATCAATGAACCGGTAAACCTTATACCGGAGCAAAAATCCGCGGACCATCCTGAGTTTTTCACGGATAAAGTCACTAACATACTTCTTACTTACATATTCTGTCTCTGGCTGCTCAACAACGCCTATAAGTGAAAAATTTCTGGATAAACGAGTGTCCATTTTGACAGCCTGTTCGTCAGCCTTATTAGCCCTATTCCTTGCCGGAACTCGCCGGCTAAATGATCTTCAATACCTTTTTTCATCCAATTTACAATAATCGCGATAAAAGCAATGATCAAAATCGGGCTGTAGGCCATCCATGGAGCTCTTCTGATCAGCCAGAAGTTTTGCCCCGCCATTCCTGCAAGTTCGTTGGTGATCGTTCTGTATATCAGTCGAGGTGAGTCAGTTAACGCTGTCGGGTGCGGACCGCCCAAATACAATGAAAAAATACCTAGAAACGTTAACAGCTGTAAGATTGTTAGGATTTGCTGTGTAGTTAATAACAACAAATGAGATTGGACATTTGGCCAAACATGCTTTTTCAAGGTGTGAAACTTGCTTCCGCCCATTAGTTTTGAACTTAGAACATAAGGCTGTTGCTCGATTTCATCCATCATATCAAGGATGTAATAATAGACACTTGGAAGACCAATCAGCAGCATGATAATTAATTGATATTCCAAAATGACTATTGCTGAGTATCCGGTTGGTGATGCTGCCACTGGAAGCATCAAGATAATCCCGACAAGCAATTGAGGGATATATCTGAACGGCCAAAAGAAAGCAGTGAAGTACCGTTTAAAGCTCGGGTAGAATAATGTCGTTACAAGCGCCAGTAGTGTACCAATCAAAAGGCGGGCGAGTGTGATGCCCAATATTGCGCCAAGAGTATATTTCACTCCAACAAGAACAAGGTTAACCATGCTTCGTGCACCCAAATCTGTCCCGAGCGGGAAGATTAACGACGGGGGAGCAGGCGGAGCAGCGACAAAGTTTCCATCCTCATCGAAAATAAGCGGTTCATTGCTTTCAGGCATCAGTTCTGTATTCCAGCTAATCAGGAACAATGTTACAAGTATCGCCGAACCAACCAGCATATTCCGATGTTTATGATTATTGATATAGTTAAATATTTTTACGATTATCTTCAGGACAGATTTCAGAAAAAGAAACAATCCCCTTCGTGCTTGTTGGGGACTCAGTTCTTTTGTCTCCTCGACAATCCTGGTTAGGCCATCGCTTGCTTTCGTGACAATCGACGATACCGCAGACGTGAAAATACACTTAATCCTTTTCATATATCCATCCCCCGGACACTTCCAAACTTTTTGCCAATCAACCAAACAAATCTCTCCACTAGAACGACAGGAAGCATGAAAACTCCTACATAAAAGAAGATATTCACAGGAGAAGTACTATGAATCTGCAGCAGTTTATTAAGCTCCTGAATGTACCCATCAAGAACAAACATGTGTTCAACGAGTACCAGGTTTGTCAAAACCATAAAAATGATGGTCTTGAAGTGGATGGAGACTACCGGCACGATATTCCGGGTTAAATGTGAAAAAAGAAGCTGCAGCTTAGATAACCCTTTTGCCTGGCCTAAAAGGATGTATTGCTTTTCGAATTCTTCTTCCATGACCTTGATCAGGTATTGAGCAAAAAATAAGGAGGGAAGGAGAGAATTAATGATCATCGGGAAGATAATCGGCTCTTTGCCTGCCAGTCCGTACATAGTGACAAGGCGAATATTGAACTCCCTGTTGAGCATGAACAAAAACATCTGCATCATGAAAATAACCAGCAAATCCGGAATTCCCTCAAAGAAATTCAGGATATTCTTCGCTCTGATTCGCTGTTTATGAGGAAGATTCATAAATAGATAGGCGATCACACTTCCAATAAAAATAGTGAACAACAGACTAAAGAAAATAAGTTCAAGAGAAT
It contains:
- a CDS encoding NfeD family protein, whose translation is MELFGMPLETIYFYGLVISGGVTIIYLFFGDALEGLTEAIPFVNPTLIFSFVAIFTAGGYLGEVFTKLHSIWIAAVSAIIALILVTLLNVFVLIPLSNAEESLVYKESDLRGRIGTVITGIPVDGYGEVMIENISGRISKPAVSFTKTEIPYGKKVLIIDIENGVLQVKLYEELETYI
- a CDS encoding DUF975 family protein; this encodes MNLSISQIKKKSLASLKGKWGIGVALTFIVFLVTSIVPSIVEIILSGGFSQWANQTETPLIADIVNLFISFLFIPLTVASYWFYLVIARWNDPKISDVFLVYKEWVLSLKLIGTSILVGIFTILWSLLLIIPGIIKGISYSQVFFLLRDNPELSALEAITESKIRMKGYKWKYFLMNLSFIGWVFIAIFTLGIGFLWLTPYISTANATFYNELIAPQDHEEAEPADLES
- a CDS encoding flotillin family protein, whose amino-acid sequence is MDIMFIVIGFVVFLVIAMIAVFITKYKTAGPDEALIVTGSFLGSRNVHTDESNNKIKIIRGGGTFIFPVFQQSRPLSLLSSKLEVTTPEVYTEQGVPVMADGTAIIKIGGSISEIATAAEQFLGKTKEDRENEAKEVLEGHLRSILGSMTVEEIYKNRDKFSQEVQRVASQDLAKMGLVIVSFTIKDVRDKNGYLDSLGKPRIAQVKRDADIATADAEKETRIKKAEADKEAKKAEFERATEIAEAEKINGLKMAEFRREQDIAKARADQAYDLENARAQQEVTEQEMQVKIIERQKQIELEEKEILRRERQYDSEVKKKADADRYAVEQSAAADKAKQIAEADANKYRIEAMAKAEAEKVRMDGLAKAEAEKAKGESEAEIIRLKGLAEAEAKEKIAEAFEQFGQAAILDMILKMLPEYAKQVAAPLGNIDKITVVDTGGSDSNGGANKVTGYATNLMATLQESLKASSGIDVKDLIENFSGKANVRHSIDALTDEIRENKTENRIEAVIKQEE
- a CDS encoding sterol desaturase family protein, with amino-acid sequence MNKLYKDFLFFPDISILIVLILSGVGTSLFMGVTWYMFLLFIIGMVTFAFSEYFTHRFFFHIKAPKNPLFLRFMKRIHYDHHTDPNNLKLLFLPLWYSLPGFFVLSYLFYLVSNSFNLTIAFGTGLMTMLLVYEWKHYVAHRPIKPKTKFGRWVKKVHILHHYKNENFWYGVSTPLADFLFGTFKDEKNVETSRTAKALGKRM
- a CDS encoding putative bifunctional diguanylate cyclase/phosphodiesterase, encoding MFITQKPEDIVIFQGEYSLAIVFLSIVIAFLASFTALSLNERIRKNGFFGRNFWLILASIAMGMGIWAMHFIGMSAFRLPVSMQYNLTATVLSVFPAVMASYLAFYISNRTNSTRWPQVIAGITMGIGIALMHYIGMSAMEMDIKYAYRPFLFILSIMIAILVSYVALYIFTSLQKFMGNFFVKLITSLLMGIAVASMHYTGMEAVVFYTEGEVFPAPSHEHHLNYRMLIVSVTLGIGVILGLSGLSSLLDRYVDFRLNHFDSLTGLPNRRQFEKMLSVSSPGSLAIIHIHGLEKWNRRYGYEVGDEVIKAVSEILIKMKPAFCILYRIEGNRFAVILESERDNETLKISMERIMAMMKKPLIINEKKLVIEMVCALTSSEGNDRAELFANTLAVIQHSNTAFNHAVIEYDPKIHTLAFERNLIQDIDRAMQENELYVLYQPKVCSSTRIVSGVEALLRWKHSVHGVISPSIFIPILEENGKMHEVTDWLIDHVCQQIKSWKSRDLPIFKVAINIPGSYFTSPHLMETLKESVSKYEIHSKYLELEITETSVIDQIEDAIRAVGAFKEFGFTVALDDFGTGVSSLSYLKRLPISTMKIDKSFVDDVPQSEKDSAIMKAIVSLGHSLKLKVVIEGVENEEQMKFLSSNSDNPIIQGYYYSKPLDARELVDWVNGFNELAV
- a CDS encoding NERD domain-containing protein: MLLKKRTESKELIVLRYLNTRMELAAKDKFNLANLEKGYRGEIEFDRVTENLSEERYIIDDLLLQLNNSYFQIDKVIISAGVIHLLDVKYHEGDYYLESDKLYSVKSGREFKNPVIQLKRSETLFRQLLQNLKFNYLVQASVVFNNPEFTLYQAPMDLPIILPTQINRFLRELNDTPSKMDESHRLLAQKLLSLHQDKNPFTNLPEYNYEQLEKGMYCKACGSFNTVIKNYDLVCGKCGKQERIDQAILRFIQEIKVLFPEIKITTQIIYEWCQAKISKKTITRALKKNYVSTGRTCDTYYE